In a single window of the Helicobacter felis ATCC 49179 genome:
- a CDS encoding c-type cytochrome — translation MPQSEWTKPKALQDDGYIDESKMPKNSKYSQLVILGNKILNETTYHVGPQAKDPKKRFAGNNLSCSSCHALGGSMPNHAGFVGIYGRYPQHSPRSDAVVTLEERINGCFERSMNGRKMPIDSKEMKAMVAYMHWISQGIPVGAKTKGQGVGRVAFLSRSADPKKGKVVYLEKCAACHQENGLGVKNKERKGGYYLYPPLWGKDSYNTGAGMYRLIKATSYIKTNMPLGNPTLTLEEAYDVASYINSQKRPIKKNREKDFPDKRIKPLDMDTGSYDDPFPTTQHKYGPYDKMQK, via the coding sequence TTGCCACAAAGCGAATGGACTAAGCCTAAAGCATTGCAAGATGATGGCTATATTGATGAAAGCAAGATGCCAAAGAATTCCAAGTATTCTCAATTAGTCATCTTGGGGAACAAGATTTTGAATGAAACCACATATCATGTAGGACCTCAAGCCAAAGATCCAAAGAAGCGTTTTGCAGGAAATAATCTTTCTTGTTCTAGTTGCCACGCCCTAGGTGGAAGTATGCCTAATCATGCAGGGTTTGTAGGCATTTATGGTCGTTATCCACAACATAGCCCACGCTCCGATGCTGTAGTTACACTTGAAGAGCGCATCAATGGTTGTTTTGAAAGAAGCATGAATGGAAGAAAGATGCCCATTGATTCTAAAGAGATGAAAGCGATGGTAGCTTATATGCATTGGATTTCGCAGGGTATTCCTGTGGGTGCAAAAACAAAGGGTCAAGGAGTAGGAAGAGTCGCATTTTTAAGCCGTTCAGCCGATCCTAAGAAAGGAAAAGTTGTTTATCTGGAAAAATGTGCGGCTTGTCATCAAGAAAATGGTCTAGGGGTCAAAAATAAAGAAAGAAAGGGTGGCTACTATCTCTACCCTCCTCTATGGGGCAAAGATTCTTATAATACTGGCGCAGGTATGTATCGACTTATCAAAGCAACTTCTTATATCAAAACAAATATGCCTTTGGGGAATCCAACACTGACATTAGAAGAAGCTTATGATGTCGCAAGCTATATTAACTCTCAAAAACGCCCCATCAAGAAAAATCGAGAAAAAGATTTTCCCGATAAAAGAATCAAGCCTTTGGATATGGATACTGGATCATATGACGATCCATTCCCAACAACACAGCACAAATATGGACCTTACGACAAGATGCAAAAATAA